A stretch of Aedes aegypti strain LVP_AGWG chromosome 2, AaegL5.0 Primary Assembly, whole genome shotgun sequence DNA encodes these proteins:
- the LOC110675538 gene encoding uncharacterized protein LOC110675538 codes for MATPKPGTSRSNISGANASQIIEPSDYSLDTEFHYYCALLQELIPNLRNSEDQELANRWLTKLVEPSLNVRNLRDKRNRFLMMLCISLFSGHIQAPFSAAPVAKLPETSSLRRPTFTPPAWHVSAGEWKDHLLLLSELYKKLKVPAFRKCQAHAKQCTGGKDARSTFLDRQFEFFLYLTKSYMKSLTSYPELRIACKWIEVLSQIDRNCCARAKGIRNDHLLALMSYLLQHQLMGPFRRLPSHPLEPLMETARKAANNKPMNRADGLGLDAGDDFLSQFPIPEEGAYAYISLTSDLFEKAGLIINS; via the exons atggcGACCCCGAAGCCAGGAACATCTAGATCCAACATTTCCGGAGCCAACGCTTCTCAAATTATCGAACCATCGGATTATTCGCTAGACACGGAATTCCACTATTATTG TGCTCTGTTGCAAGAATTGATTCCAAACCTTCGCAACTCTGAGGATCAGGAGCTCGCAAACCGTTGGCTCACGAAGTTGGTCGAGCCGTCTCTGAATGTGCGCAATCTACGCGATAAACGGAACCGTTTCCTGATGATGCTTTGCATAAGCCTTTTCAGCGGACACATTCAGGCCCCATTCAGTGCTGCACCCGTTGCAAAACTGCCGGAAACTTCCTCGCTTAGAAGACCTACGTTTACTCCTCCCGCGTGGCATGTCAGTGCTGGGGAATGGAAAGATCACCTGTTGCTTCTCTCGGAACTGTACAAAAAGCTCAAAGTCCCAGCCTTTCGAAAATGTCAAGCTCATGCCAAACAGTGTACCGGTGGTAAAGATGCTAGATCTACT TTCCTAGATCGTCAGTTCGAGTTCTTCTTGTATCTAACAAAATCCTACATGAAATCGCTGACGTCCTACCCTGAGCTAAGAATTGCCTGCAAATGGATAGAGGTCCTCTCTCAAATTGACAGAAACTGTTGTGCCCGAGCCAAAGGGATTCGCAACGACCATCTGCTGGCGTTGATGAGCTATCTTTTGCAGCATCAATTGATGGGTCCGTTTCGCAGGTTACCCAGCCATCCGCTGGAGCCACTTATGGAAACGGCTCGTAAAGCTGCCAACAATAAACCCATGAATCGGGCCGATGGACTGGGACTCGATGCAGGCGATGATTTTCTAAGTCAATTCCCAATTCCGGAAGAGGGTGCCTATGCCTACATTTCACTTACATCGGATCTCTTCGAAAAAGCTGGGTTAATAATAAATTCGTAG